GCCAGATACGTACAGGTGCAATTCTTCGGCGTGCTCACCAAATATTCGACGTACTGCTTCTTGGTAATCATATCCCTAAAATGATACTTGTGGTCCTCAAGCGTAAGTCCTGGATAGGATAACCTGGGAGGAAGAAGCAAATGAAAATCCCGTTGACCGAGAGGGGTTTCCTGTTGACCTTGACCTTCTGATACAATCACTGCCGCCGTCACTGTGAGATCAAAATGTTTCTGTTGCTGGTGGGAAAAGATAGCACAGAAAGACGCGACGATGGAGGGTTCACGCATGCAGATAGTTACGCGCACACAGCCTCAATGTCAGGCGGCATCGAGCAGAGCGTCAGTTTCCTGTGTGCCATACAAGCGGCTCTTTACGGGCAAAGTTGCTTTCTGGGTGAGCGTTGTCGCACTGTTGGCGGTGTTGGCGCCGCTGGCGCAAGCGACGGTCATTATCCCAGTATCTGAGAACGACCTCGCGCGAGAAGCTGCTGCGATCGTGATTGGGCAGGTGAAAAGAATTGACAGCTATTGGGACGAGAGTGCAAAGCAAGTATTTACTCACCTCACCGTGACTGCACAGGAAGTGGTGAAAGGGGAGGCGAGCGTAGGTGAATTCACGATCAAGCAGCTAGGCGGCAAGGTGGGAAACGTGCGTTCATGGGTCGACGGTTCTCCTGAATTTCATCTCGGCGAGAGAGTGCTGCTCTTCCTCGACACGAACCCCGACGGCAGTGCCCGTGTGGCCCATTTTTATCAAGGAAAGTTCTCGCTCTTCACCGATAGTGATACAGGAACAGAGTTTGCCTATCGCGGAGAAGCGCCGGTGGGAGTTCATGTTCTGCAGGACACAAGAAGCGCGCGCCCAGAGCAGCGCGACGAGCAATGATTTCTATGAAGTCGCGGCTCTGAAGGCACGCATCTACGCTACGCTGAGCGCCGAATCGCGCGAACAACGTGCCGCTTCTGCGCCGTTGCCTCTGCAGCCGCTTCCCTCGGGAGTCGCAATCGACGATCAAGAAGATTTCGTCTTGATTAACTTTCCCCCGATCCGTTGGTTTGAACCCGATAGTGGCTCTCCGGTTGTTATGGCTCTCAATCCCACCAACGTCTTTCCGACAGGCGAGGAACAACTCGACGCGGGATTGCTAGCATGGAATACCGCTCGCCAGTCTACCTTTCGTTTCACCAAAGGTGTGACCACGACTTCCAAAGGGTTCTCTGCCGATGGGGTGAATGCAGCTTCTTTCAACGATCCATCAGGACAGCTTCCTGACCCGGTGAATTGTACTGGTGTCTTAGCTGCGGTTTCTTATGTGACAGTCTCTGATGAGAGCCGAACTTTACATGAGCAAACGTTCGCGCGTCTTCTTGAGGCTGACCTTGTTTTTGCCAACGGCTGGGACAACTGTGTCGCATTCAAGAGTCCGTCAAACATTGCCGAAGTCGTTACGCACGAGCTTGGTCACGTCTTAGGCCTTGGGCATAGTACGAATCCTGAGGCAACGATGTTTTTCCGAGCGCACTTCGACGGACGCGGGGCGACGTTACATCCTGATGACGAAAGTGGCGCGGCGTTTCTGTATCCTGACGCGTCGTTTCCTCCCTGTACCTATTCGATCTCGCCGGGAAAGCGGTCGCAAGGAAGTGTTGCTGCCTCGGCGAAGATTTCGGTTTCGACCCGCGACGGCTGTGGATGGGTGGCTGCGAGCACGGTTCCGTGGATTACCATTACCGAAGGAGCGAGCAGTAGCGGAAAAGGGCAGGTCATCTATACAGTGGGCGGACATAGTGAGAAAACTGCACGACGAGGTGCAATTCTTGTTGCTGGTAAGACCTTCACGGTGACCCAGAAAGGCGTGTCAACACGGAAAGGAATTCCCAAGTTCTTTGCGCGATAAACATCAACACGCGACACTCGGCTTCAGTTCTCAGCTAAACCAGACCTGAGAACGTTTGTACATTTTACAAGGCAGGCTCCGAGCCGTGTCATTCTGAGCCCTTCGACAAGTTCAAGATAAACTACGCGAAGAGTCTCTCCGAGAGACCATTTTTATCACTCAGAGTGACAACGCAAGTATACCAACCTTTCATGGTTCGATTGAGAGGGACGAATATCGCACGTGTTGTGCTTCTGCCCGCATACTGCCTATCGGTCAGATCAGGAG
The window above is part of the Deltaproteobacteria bacterium genome. Proteins encoded here:
- a CDS encoding matrixin family metalloprotease; its protein translation is MFCRTQEARAQSSATSNDFYEVAALKARIYATLSAESREQRAASAPLPLQPLPSGVAIDDQEDFVLINFPPIRWFEPDSGSPVVMALNPTNVFPTGEEQLDAGLLAWNTARQSTFRFTKGVTTTSKGFSADGVNAASFNDPSGQLPDPVNCTGVLAAVSYVTVSDESRTLHEQTFARLLEADLVFANGWDNCVAFKSPSNIAEVVTHELGHVLGLGHSTNPEATMFFRAHFDGRGATLHPDDESGAAFLYPDASFPPCTYSISPGKRSQGSVAASAKISVSTRDGCGWVAASTVPWITITEGASSSGKGQVIYTVGGHSEKTARRGAILVAGKTFTVTQKGVSTRKGIPKFFAR